In Rhodanobacter humi, the following are encoded in one genomic region:
- a CDS encoding GntR family transcriptional regulator produces the protein MDASLLTIQPTAPEPIYRQIVEQLRRLIAGGQLTAGELLPSVRDVAGFHAINPMTVSRAYGLAEAEGLLERLRGKGMAVAATRRASQSENQRLALLEPQLLELARHARELELSAEPVLRRLTRLLDD, from the coding sequence ATGGATGCCTCCCTGCTCACGATCCAGCCCACTGCGCCTGAGCCGATCTACCGGCAGATCGTGGAGCAGCTGCGCCGCCTGATCGCCGGCGGCCAACTCACCGCGGGCGAGCTGCTGCCTTCCGTACGCGACGTGGCGGGCTTCCACGCGATCAACCCGATGACGGTGTCGCGCGCCTACGGCCTGGCCGAGGCGGAAGGCCTGCTGGAACGCCTGCGCGGCAAGGGCATGGCCGTGGCTGCCACGCGCCGCGCCAGCCAGAGCGAGAACCAGCGCCTCGCCCTGCTCGAACCGCAGCTGCTGGAACTCGCCCGCCATGCGCGCGAACTGGAACTGTCGGCCGAACCGGTATTGCGGCGGCTGACCAGGTTGCTGGACGACTGA
- a CDS encoding alpha-L-fucosidase: MVTRRRMLQGAGALALLSPFGKGFGHEQAKDAAQVAQQEHAKPVGDGYVPVTDPLVQKKLAQWSDWKFGLILHWGLYSVLGIVESWTLCSEDWIKRPGGVRYVEWKRRYEQLRTQFNPVKFDPAQWAEAAHAAGMRYLVFTTKHHDGFCMFDTAQTGYRVTAPDVPYHANPRANIAKAVFDAFRRRDFGIGAYFSKADWHHPDYWSPLWATPDRNNNYDVRKYPDLWKRFVAFTHAQINELTTQYGGIDLMWLDAGWVNAHEHPDAKAHGMEVPWAQDIDMPGLAAIARRNQPGIVLVDRDVSGPYENYRTPEQAVPDQPLPYPWETCMTMGGSWSWNPHDTYKSPRELVHTLVGIVAKGGNLLLGVGPQPDGELPAVALERLRAIGAWMQVNGSAIHGSRVIAPYSEGRFRFTQGKDGSVNAIWLADEGEQGPPASVVLRAFKPAPGARLQVLGAGGELTWQQHDDGVHVDLPEAVRRQLAGSPAWTLRISAVRA, translated from the coding sequence ATGGTCACCCGTCGCCGCATGCTGCAAGGGGCCGGAGCGCTGGCCCTGCTGTCGCCCTTCGGCAAGGGCTTCGGCCATGAGCAGGCCAAGGACGCGGCGCAGGTCGCGCAGCAGGAACATGCCAAGCCCGTGGGCGACGGATACGTGCCGGTCACCGATCCGCTGGTGCAGAAGAAGCTGGCGCAATGGTCGGACTGGAAATTCGGCCTCATCCTGCACTGGGGCCTCTACAGCGTGCTGGGTATCGTCGAGTCGTGGACGCTGTGCTCGGAGGACTGGATCAAGCGTCCTGGTGGCGTGCGGTACGTGGAGTGGAAGCGGCGCTACGAGCAGTTGCGCACGCAGTTCAACCCGGTGAAGTTCGATCCGGCGCAGTGGGCGGAGGCCGCGCACGCCGCCGGCATGCGCTACCTGGTGTTCACCACCAAGCATCACGACGGCTTCTGCATGTTCGACACGGCGCAGACCGGTTACCGCGTCACCGCGCCCGATGTGCCGTACCACGCGAACCCGCGCGCGAACATCGCCAAGGCGGTGTTCGATGCGTTCCGTCGGCGCGATTTCGGCATCGGCGCGTATTTCTCCAAGGCCGACTGGCACCATCCGGACTACTGGTCGCCGCTGTGGGCCACGCCGGACCGCAACAACAATTACGACGTGCGCAAGTACCCGGATCTGTGGAAACGCTTCGTAGCTTTCACCCACGCGCAGATCAACGAACTCACCACGCAGTACGGCGGCATCGACCTGATGTGGCTGGATGCCGGCTGGGTGAACGCGCACGAGCACCCCGACGCCAAGGCCCATGGCATGGAAGTGCCGTGGGCGCAGGACATCGACATGCCGGGGCTGGCCGCGATCGCGCGCCGCAACCAGCCGGGCATCGTGCTGGTCGACCGCGACGTCAGCGGTCCGTACGAGAACTACCGCACGCCCGAGCAGGCCGTGCCGGACCAGCCGCTGCCGTATCCGTGGGAAACCTGCATGACGATGGGCGGCTCGTGGTCGTGGAACCCGCACGACACCTACAAGTCGCCGCGCGAACTGGTGCACACCCTGGTCGGCATCGTGGCCAAGGGCGGCAATCTGCTGCTGGGCGTCGGCCCGCAGCCCGACGGCGAGTTGCCCGCGGTGGCGCTGGAGCGCCTGCGCGCGATCGGCGCATGGATGCAGGTCAACGGTTCGGCCATCCACGGCAGCCGGGTCATCGCGCCCTACAGCGAGGGCCGGTTCCGCTTCACTCAGGGCAAGGACGGCAGCGTCAACGCGATCTGGCTTGCCGACGAGGGCGAACAGGGGCCGCCGGCCAGCGTCGTGCTGCGCGCGTTCAAGCCGGCGCCGGGCGCGCGCCTGCAGGTGCTGGGCGCGGGTGGCGAACTGACGTGGCAGCAGCACGACGATGGCGTCCACGTCGACTTGCCGGAGGCCGTGCGCCGGCAACTGGCGGGTTCGCCTGCCTGGACGCTGCGCATTTCGGCCGTGCGCGCCTGA
- a CDS encoding ABC transporter ATP-binding protein has translation MNAILKETASTIAPLTARGLTHCYEGSNVLRGVDLALEPGSVLGLIGRNGAGKSTLIRAMLGLLEPLSGEARVFGEPALKLSDDAKARLAYVPQQPEALAWLTAQQMLDYVGRFYPRWDADFAHRTLERWKLQPNKLLAKLSPGERQRVDLIRALASQPELLVLDEPAAALDPVARRELLREVALRAGESGTTVLFSTHIVSDLERVASEIAFLHEGRLILRCGVDDTKERYARLWLPAAKSAAAPTQALSRRRHEDGSLSLVVERDAQDHWPEAASLLGARIDALGLEDLFVEIAE, from the coding sequence ATGAACGCCATACTGAAGGAAACCGCCAGCACCATCGCGCCGCTCACCGCGCGCGGCCTCACCCACTGCTATGAAGGCAGCAACGTGCTGCGCGGCGTCGATCTCGCGCTGGAGCCCGGCAGCGTGCTGGGCCTGATCGGGCGCAACGGCGCAGGCAAGTCCACCCTGATCCGCGCCATGCTGGGCCTGCTCGAACCCCTGTCCGGCGAGGCACGTGTATTCGGCGAGCCGGCGCTGAAACTTTCCGATGACGCCAAGGCCCGCCTCGCCTACGTGCCGCAACAGCCCGAGGCGCTGGCCTGGCTCACCGCGCAACAGATGCTGGATTACGTGGGCCGCTTCTACCCGCGCTGGGACGCCGACTTCGCGCACAGGACGCTGGAGCGCTGGAAGCTCCAGCCGAACAAGCTGCTGGCCAAGCTCTCGCCCGGCGAACGCCAGCGCGTGGACCTGATCCGCGCGCTCGCCTCGCAGCCCGAACTGCTGGTGCTGGATGAACCGGCCGCCGCGCTCGACCCGGTGGCCCGCCGCGAACTGCTGCGCGAGGTGGCGCTGCGCGCGGGCGAGAGCGGCACCACGGTGCTGTTCTCCACGCATATCGTCTCGGACCTGGAACGCGTGGCCTCGGAAATCGCCTTCCTGCACGAAGGCCGGCTGATCCTGCGCTGCGGCGTGGACGACACCAAGGAACGCTACGCGCGGCTGTGGCTGCCCGCAGCGAAGAGCGCCGCCGCGCCCACCCAGGCGCTGAGCCGTCGCCGCCATGAGGACGGCAGCTTGAGCCTGGTGGTGGAACGCGACGCGCAAGACCACTGGCCCGAAGCCGCCAGCCTGCTTGGTGCCCGCATCGATGCGCTGGGGCTGGAAGACTTGTTCGTGGAGATCGCGGAATGA